The Gordonibacter urolithinfaciens genome contains a region encoding:
- a CDS encoding cytochrome c3 family protein, giving the protein MRNVKPGIASAVCAVCLLAAVAAGAGCAPKAHEGPLAKDASITVDFTWSADANCATCHATEDGSLEGMPCYGALSAAGGNTCSVCHADEAGLEKAHEGATPDRAKERATRLRDTAIDEQACFACHGSYEELAAKTADSAVLTDAKGTVVNPHARPAGEGHAGQTCADCHALHSGEPVQETAPEFCISCHHTNDYQCHTCHQ; this is encoded by the coding sequence ATGAGAAACGTGAAGCCCGGCATCGCGTCGGCCGTGTGCGCCGTGTGCCTTCTGGCGGCCGTTGCGGCCGGGGCGGGCTGCGCGCCGAAGGCCCACGAGGGCCCGCTGGCGAAGGATGCCTCCATAACCGTCGACTTCACGTGGTCGGCCGACGCCAACTGCGCGACCTGCCATGCGACGGAGGACGGGTCGCTGGAGGGCATGCCGTGCTACGGGGCCCTTTCCGCCGCCGGAGGGAACACCTGCTCCGTGTGCCATGCCGACGAGGCCGGCCTGGAGAAGGCCCACGAGGGCGCCACGCCCGACCGCGCGAAGGAGCGCGCCACGAGGTTGCGCGACACCGCCATCGACGAGCAGGCATGCTTCGCCTGCCACGGCAGCTACGAGGAGCTGGCGGCCAAGACGGCCGACTCGGCCGTGCTGACCGATGCCAAGGGCACCGTCGTGAACCCGCACGCCCGCCCCGCGGGCGAGGGCCATGCCGGCCAGACGTGCGCCGACTGCCACGCGCTGCACTCCGGCGAGCCCGTGCAGGAGACGGCGCCCGAGTTCTGCATCAGCTGCCACCATACGAACGACTACCAGTGCCACACCTGCCACCAATGA